The Pseudanabaena galeata CCNP1313 genome includes a region encoding these proteins:
- a CDS encoding Rpn family recombination-promoting nuclease/putative transposase → MFDNICKFLAETYSTDMASWLLGEPIPLTQVQPQELAVEPIRADSLILLETEGLLLHLEFQTKVDPQIPFRMLDYWVRGKRRFPDKKIRQFVIYLKETSSDVVFQQEFQDDSTYHRFEVIRLWEQPVTKFLEFTGMLPFAILVNEGDKEQLLQDIAQKIDEIPEQKTRQIVGAATYVLAGLVLDKNIIKQILRRDIMRESVTYQEILEEGRLEGEVKGRKEGEVKGRKEGEIKGRKQGLLTIILRLLTRKFGNLPPKMHTRIARLQIPRLESLAEAILDFESVADLELWLNKKK, encoded by the coding sequence ATGTTTGACAATATTTGCAAATTTCTTGCCGAAACCTATTCTACCGATATGGCTTCATGGCTGCTCGGTGAGCCAATTCCGCTTACTCAAGTCCAACCTCAAGAGTTAGCGGTGGAGCCAATTCGTGCTGATAGTTTGATTTTGCTGGAAACTGAAGGTCTGCTGCTGCATTTGGAGTTTCAGACCAAAGTTGACCCGCAAATTCCGTTTCGGATGTTGGACTATTGGGTACGCGGCAAAAGGCGTTTTCCTGATAAAAAGATCCGTCAATTTGTGATTTACCTAAAAGAAACAAGCTCAGATGTCGTTTTTCAGCAAGAGTTTCAAGACGACTCTACATATCACAGGTTTGAAGTAATCCGACTGTGGGAACAGCCTGTTACTAAATTTTTAGAATTTACGGGCATGTTGCCGTTTGCTATACTTGTGAATGAGGGTGACAAAGAGCAACTCTTGCAAGATATTGCTCAAAAAATTGATGAAATCCCTGAACAAAAAACACGTCAAATTGTCGGAGCCGCGACCTATGTGTTGGCTGGTCTAGTTTTAGATAAAAATATCATTAAGCAGATTTTGAGGAGAGATATCATGCGCGAATCCGTAACATATCAAGAAATTTTGGAAGAGGGTCGCCTAGAGGGCGAGGTTAAGGGTCGTAAGGAAGGTGAGGTTAAGGGTCGCAAGGAAGGTGAAATTAAAGGGCGTAAGCAAGGTTTGTTGACTATTATTTTGCGGTTGCTTACGCGTAAGTTTGGGAATTTGCCACCAAAGATGCATACAAGGATTGCAAGGTTACAGATTCCGCGTTTAGAGAGTCTTGCTGAGGCAATTTTGGATTTTGAGAGTGTTGCTGATTTGGAACTTTGGTTGAATAAGAAGAAATAG
- a CDS encoding formylglycine-generating enzyme family protein, producing MEEGRDNERPQIKDVDVSAFYMGKYAVTQAQWQEIMGNNPSHFKDNLLNPVEQVSWNDTQEFCKNLSQKTGREFRLPSEAEWEYACRAGTATAYSFGDNGSLLGEYAWYEDNSGAKTHPVGQKKPNPWGLYDMHGNVWEWCQDSYEKYGGESDLIRKTGKAIVKENDNRSRLLRGGSWFAYAQGCRSACRNLDFARSQSSNIGFRVVCVLR from the coding sequence ATAGAAGAAGGACGCGATAATGAACGTCCGCAGATTAAAGATGTCGATGTTTCTGCTTTTTATATGGGCAAATATGCGGTTACACAAGCTCAGTGGCAAGAGATTATGGGAAATAATCCTTCTCACTTTAAAGACAACTTACTAAATCCTGTGGAACAGGTATCTTGGAATGATACGCAGGAATTTTGTAAGAATCTATCACAGAAAACGGGACGAGAATTTAGATTGCCTAGTGAAGCAGAATGGGAATATGCCTGTCGCGCAGGAACGGCTACAGCCTATTCCTTTGGTGATAATGGTTCATTGTTAGGTGAATATGCTTGGTATGAGGATAATTCGGGTGCAAAGACTCATCCTGTCGGACAAAAGAAGCCGAATCCTTGGGGTTTATATGACATGCACGGCAATGTATGGGAATGGTGTCAGGACAGTTATGAAAAATATGGTGGTGAAAGCGACCTGATTCGGAAAACTGGTAAAGCTATCGTAAAAGAGAATGATAATCGTTCTCGCCTGCTTCGCGGTGGTTCGTGGTTCGCCTATGCTCAGGGTTGTCGGTCTGCGTGTCGCAACCTCGACTTTGCGCGTTCTCAGAGCAGCAACATCGGTTTTCGGGTTGTGTGCGTTTTGCGGTGA
- a CDS encoding caspase family protein, with translation MAKKALLIGVSQYEAGLPPLAAAPKDVAAMERVLKSPELGAFDEVETLIDPDLEKMQTAIDRLFQSCQKGDLGLLYFSGHGITDDSDRLYLATRRTGKDTFRSTAVSASFIQGIMRDRGYQRQHVLILDCCYSGAFAEGWLAKSADINLKPQLEVEGSVVLTSSTSTQKSYEDKEGELSLYTNYIVQGIESGAAESDGDGMISADELHEYAKRHVQSAKPAMKPEIYGIRQGIKIRLARARVDAKLEYRRLVERYAENGEISFVGQDILEVQRERWGLSDEVAIAIENEVLEPDRKRLKNLARYQKSLERVVKQGLPLSNKILGQLKDLQDILGLRDEDISSIHNQFLSVNVAPNPQLTSVAKSFAVQEEPLIVSPPKQPDSFLKFDLKNGINLEMVYVPSGKFVMGSLLYFKRV, from the coding sequence ATGGCTAAGAAGGCTCTACTGATTGGCGTAAGTCAGTATGAGGCGGGTTTGCCACCCCTTGCGGCTGCACCAAAGGATGTGGCGGCGATGGAGCGCGTGTTGAAAAGTCCTGAGCTTGGGGCTTTTGATGAGGTCGAGACGCTGATCGATCCTGATTTAGAAAAAATGCAAACAGCGATCGATCGCTTGTTTCAAAGCTGTCAAAAGGGTGATTTGGGTTTGCTTTATTTTTCGGGGCATGGGATTACCGATGATAGCGATCGCCTATATTTGGCAACGCGCCGCACGGGTAAGGATACGTTTCGATCTACGGCGGTATCGGCGAGTTTTATTCAGGGGATCATGCGCGATCGTGGCTATCAACGTCAGCATGTTTTGATTTTGGACTGTTGCTATAGTGGCGCGTTTGCGGAGGGTTGGCTGGCGAAGAGTGCAGATATCAATCTGAAGCCACAGCTTGAGGTGGAGGGGAGTGTGGTGTTGACTTCTTCGACTTCGACTCAAAAATCCTATGAGGATAAGGAGGGGGAACTGTCGCTCTATACAAATTACATTGTGCAGGGGATTGAGTCGGGGGCGGCGGAGTCTGATGGCGATGGAATGATCTCGGCGGATGAGTTGCATGAGTATGCTAAGCGGCATGTGCAGTCGGCTAAGCCTGCGATGAAGCCTGAGATTTATGGAATTAGACAGGGGATTAAGATTCGTCTTGCTAGGGCAAGGGTTGACGCGAAGTTAGAGTATCGACGTTTGGTGGAGAGATATGCTGAGAATGGCGAAATATCTTTTGTGGGTCAGGATATTTTGGAGGTTCAGCGCGAGAGGTGGGGTTTGTCAGATGAGGTGGCTATTGCGATCGAGAATGAGGTCTTAGAGCCAGATCGTAAGCGACTAAAAAATCTTGCTCGCTATCAAAAAAGTCTTGAAAGAGTTGTTAAGCAGGGCTTGCCACTGTCTAACAAAATACTTGGACAGCTTAAAGATTTGCAAGATATCTTGGGCTTGAGAGATGAAGATATTAGTTCTATTCACAATCAATTTCTGTCTGTTAATGTAGCCCCAAATCCTCAATTAACGTCAGTTGCTAAATCTTTCGCAGTCCAAGAAGAACCTTTAATAGTTAGTCCACCAAAGCAACCAGATTCTTTTCTCAAATTCGATCTTAAGAATGGCATCAATTTAGAGATGGTCTATGTCCCTAGCGGCAAATTTGTCATGGGTTCTCTGCTATACTTTAAACGGGTATAA
- a CDS encoding helix-turn-helix domain-containing protein — MQLRPIRNEADYQQVLQEFESSFDAAPDTPECDRLDIFSTLAEAYERLHFPIEIPDPIEAIQYYMDTRGWTQHDLDACLGDRARSVDVLSRKFSLTLEMIRKLNRELGIPAEDITFDHKF, encoded by the coding sequence ATGCAATTACGTCCTATTAGGAATGAAGCAGACTATCAACAAGTTTTACAAGAGTTTGAATCTTCATTTGATGCTGCTCCTGATACCCCTGAATGCGATCGCTTAGATATTTTCAGTACCTTAGCTGAAGCCTATGAAAGATTACATTTTCCTATAGAAATTCCTGATCCGATTGAGGCAATTCAATACTATATGGATACTCGTGGTTGGACACAACATGATTTAGATGCTTGTCTTGGCGATCGCGCTAGATCGGTTGATGTATTATCTCGTAAGTTTTCTCTAACTCTAGAAATGATTAGAAAGTTAAACCGAGAGCTAGGAATTCCCGCAGAAGACATTACTTTTGACCACAAATTTTGA
- the uvrB gene encoding excinuclease ABC subunit UvrB produces the protein MALFDIRTPWSPTADQPKAIAQLFDGLQKGLRYQTLLGATGTGKTMTVANAIAKYQKPTLVLAHNKTLAAQLCNELREFFPNNAVEYFISYYDYYQPEAYIPVTDTYIEKTASINDEIDMLRHSATRSLFERKDVIVVASVSCIYGLGIPEEYLKASIPLGVGVEYDQRELLKALTNVQYERNDIELGRGKFRVKGDILEIGPAYEDRTIRVEFFGDEIEAIRYVDPVTGEILQSLEALNIYPARHFVTPADRLEIACAEIKEELEARLEELTNAGKLLEAQRLEQRTKYDLELLQEVGFCNGVENYSRHLAGRQAGESPACLVDYFPKDDWLLVVDESHVSIPQIRGMYNGDRARKMTLIDHGFRLPSAADNRPLKADEFWGMVKQCIFVSATPGDWEMEVSEQVVEQIIRPTGVVDPEIFVRPTEGQVDDLYHEIQERVKRKERVLITTLTKKMAEDLTTYFQERNLAVRYLHSDIKSIERIEILQDLRRGTFDVLIGVNLLREGLDLPEVSLVAILDADKEGFLRAERSLIQTIGRAARNIGGQVIMYADRMTNSMEKAISETERRRRIQIKHNEDNQITPTSIVKSIEGNAILDFLSVSRRLNERQLEYVVNNAKEISLDDIPSIIEQLEVQMKDAAKKQEFEQAAAFRDKIKSLRDRLLGKA, from the coding sequence ATGGCTCTGTTTGATATTCGTACCCCTTGGTCTCCCACTGCCGACCAACCCAAAGCGATCGCCCAGTTATTTGATGGATTACAAAAAGGACTCCGTTATCAGACATTGTTGGGGGCAACGGGGACAGGCAAAACCATGACCGTAGCCAATGCGATCGCCAAATATCAAAAGCCCACTTTGGTGTTAGCCCATAACAAGACCTTGGCGGCACAGCTATGTAATGAATTGCGCGAATTCTTTCCCAATAATGCAGTCGAATACTTCATCAGTTATTACGATTACTACCAACCAGAAGCCTACATTCCTGTTACCGATACTTATATTGAGAAGACAGCCTCAATTAATGATGAAATCGATATGTTGCGCCACTCGGCTACGCGATCGCTTTTCGAGCGCAAGGATGTGATTGTGGTCGCATCTGTAAGCTGTATCTACGGTTTGGGGATTCCCGAAGAATATCTTAAGGCTTCGATTCCGTTAGGGGTGGGTGTGGAATATGACCAGAGAGAATTGCTAAAAGCATTGACCAATGTACAGTACGAACGTAATGATATTGAGCTAGGTCGTGGTAAGTTTCGGGTAAAAGGGGACATTCTAGAAATTGGTCCCGCCTATGAAGATCGCACCATTCGCGTAGAATTTTTTGGTGATGAAATCGAAGCAATTCGCTATGTTGATCCTGTGACGGGTGAGATTTTGCAAAGTTTGGAAGCACTGAATATCTATCCTGCACGTCACTTTGTCACCCCAGCCGATCGCTTAGAAATTGCCTGTGCAGAGATCAAAGAAGAACTAGAAGCGCGACTTGAAGAGTTAACCAATGCAGGAAAATTACTTGAAGCTCAACGTTTAGAGCAACGCACCAAATATGATTTGGAACTGTTGCAAGAAGTCGGCTTTTGTAATGGAGTCGAAAACTATTCGCGGCATTTAGCAGGTCGTCAAGCTGGAGAGTCTCCCGCCTGTTTGGTGGATTATTTCCCCAAGGATGATTGGTTGCTGGTTGTTGATGAGTCTCATGTTTCCATTCCGCAAATCAGGGGCATGTATAACGGCGATCGGGCTAGGAAGATGACGCTGATCGATCATGGTTTTCGCCTACCGAGTGCGGCGGATAATCGTCCATTAAAGGCTGATGAATTTTGGGGCATGGTCAAACAATGTATTTTTGTGTCAGCAACCCCTGGGGATTGGGAAATGGAAGTTTCTGAGCAAGTTGTCGAACAGATCATCAGACCGACAGGCGTTGTCGATCCAGAGATATTTGTGCGTCCAACGGAAGGGCAAGTCGATGATCTCTATCATGAGATCCAAGAAAGGGTCAAGCGGAAGGAGCGGGTGTTAATTACCACTCTAACTAAGAAAATGGCTGAGGACTTGACCACATATTTCCAAGAGCGAAATCTTGCCGTGCGTTATCTCCATTCAGATATTAAATCAATTGAACGGATTGAAATTCTCCAAGATTTACGCAGAGGAACTTTTGATGTGTTGATTGGAGTAAACCTACTGCGTGAAGGTTTAGATTTACCCGAAGTTTCACTAGTAGCAATTTTGGATGCAGATAAAGAAGGATTTTTAAGAGCCGAGCGATCGCTGATTCAGACTATCGGACGGGCGGCGCGAAATATTGGCGGACAGGTGATTATGTATGCCGATCGCATGACTAACAGTATGGAGAAAGCAATTTCGGAAACGGAGCGTCGTCGCCGTATTCAGATTAAACATAATGAAGACAATCAGATTACCCCAACATCGATTGTGAAATCCATTGAAGGTAACGCAATTCTCGACTTTCTATCTGTGTCGCGTCGCCTCAATGAGCGTCAGCTTGAGTATGTGGTAAATAATGCCAAGGAAATTTCACTAGATGACATTCCTTCAATCATTGAGCAATTGGAAGTGCAAATGAAAGATGCGGCAAAGAAACAAGAATTTGAGCAAGCCGCTGCTTTTCGCGACAAGATTAAGTCTTTACGCGATCGCCTACTGGGTAAAGCATAA
- a CDS encoding vWA domain-containing protein has translation MLDKRDYTLIIDKSGSMSNTDRGTNKSRWEIVKESTLALARKCDQLDPDGITVYLFSGKFKRFDNVSAAKVEQIFQENDPMGGTNLTAVLQDAINQFFQRKKAGQAKTGETILVITDGEPDDRRSVFEVIIEATKKMNSDAELAISFIQVGSDASATDFLKALDDKLQSIGANFDIVDTITLSDMEDMTLAEVLLSAIND, from the coding sequence ATGCTAGACAAGCGCGACTATACCCTGATCATCGATAAAAGTGGAAGCATGTCAAATACTGACAGAGGCACTAACAAAAGTCGATGGGAAATTGTCAAGGAATCGACGCTTGCCCTTGCGCGTAAATGCGATCAGTTAGATCCAGATGGGATTACGGTATATTTATTTTCAGGAAAGTTTAAGCGGTTCGATAATGTTTCAGCAGCGAAGGTTGAGCAAATTTTCCAAGAAAATGATCCGATGGGTGGGACTAATCTCACTGCTGTTCTCCAAGATGCGATTAATCAATTCTTTCAGCGCAAAAAGGCTGGTCAAGCGAAAACTGGGGAAACAATTTTAGTGATTACCGATGGCGAACCAGACGATCGCCGTTCTGTGTTTGAAGTCATCATCGAAGCCACAAAGAAGATGAATTCTGATGCAGAGTTAGCCATCTCGTTTATCCAAGTTGGTTCCGATGCTAGTGCTACTGATTTTCTGAAGGCGCTAGATGACAAATTGCAGAGTATCGGTGCAAATTTTGACATTGTGGACACGATTACACTTAGTGATATGGAAGATATGACCTTGGCAGAAGTGTTATTGAGCGCGATTAATGATTGA